A genomic region of Alicyclobacillus sp. SO9 contains the following coding sequences:
- a CDS encoding ferredoxin family protein, whose translation MSQSIEERLFAIRYKADEKSHLVIRNQDVCANCETKDCNYFCPADVYLWHDDESMTSVAFENCIECGTCRIGCSAGNIEWVYPKGGYGITYKFG comes from the coding sequence ATGAGCCAGTCAATTGAAGAACGTTTATTCGCGATTCGTTACAAGGCGGATGAAAAATCCCATTTGGTGATACGCAACCAGGATGTCTGTGCAAACTGTGAAACGAAGGACTGCAACTATTTCTGCCCTGCAGATGTCTACTTGTGGCATGACGACGAGAGTATGACAAGTGTGGCATTTGAAAACTGCATTGAATGCGGAACATGCCGTATTGGTTGTTCTGCAGGTAACATTGAGTGGGTGTATCCAAAAGGCGGCTACGGGATTACCTACAAGTTCGGGTAA
- a CDS encoding N-acetylglucosamine kinase, whose amino-acid sequence MLVGAVDGGGTKTKAVIGDDSCTILSEATAGCGNHQVCGVQQSVTNVGLALQTALAKLGKSERDVTYVHYSLAGADRPEDMDLLRDPLQNLGFARWGLTSDAWSSLRLGTDQGNGIGIVCGTGTNAVGRNAFGNEIQVGGFGYLLGDRAGGEALARCAFHTAVRSFEGREEKSLLTELLPLSFGKDNMMDLIQLALDEGWETVPASLAEIVHSAADQGDVVSISLLQNMGLELGNAAVAVFRKLGGWPAGVVVPVVLTGSIVQSGRNKDLLAKLESVVTQSIPNADLRIPTFSPVMGALMTACDSVGLNGLSPAWDRVSDILNKH is encoded by the coding sequence ATGTTAGTCGGAGCGGTAGATGGAGGGGGCACCAAGACCAAAGCTGTAATTGGTGACGACAGCTGCACGATTTTGTCGGAAGCAACGGCTGGATGCGGCAATCATCAGGTTTGCGGCGTGCAACAGTCTGTAACTAACGTTGGCTTGGCTTTGCAGACTGCTCTCGCGAAACTCGGTAAAAGTGAGAGAGATGTCACATATGTGCACTACAGTCTGGCTGGCGCAGACAGACCGGAAGATATGGACCTGTTGAGAGATCCATTGCAGAATCTGGGATTCGCCCGTTGGGGGCTGACAAGCGACGCTTGGAGCAGTCTGCGTTTGGGTACAGACCAAGGCAATGGAATCGGCATTGTGTGCGGTACAGGAACGAATGCTGTGGGTCGAAATGCATTTGGCAACGAGATTCAAGTCGGCGGATTCGGCTATCTCCTTGGTGACCGTGCCGGCGGCGAAGCATTGGCCCGATGCGCGTTTCATACGGCTGTTCGGTCCTTTGAAGGCAGAGAGGAGAAATCCCTTCTTACGGAACTGTTACCACTCAGCTTTGGGAAAGACAACATGATGGACTTGATTCAATTGGCTCTTGATGAAGGGTGGGAAACGGTTCCCGCCAGTCTAGCGGAAATTGTGCATAGCGCAGCTGACCAGGGAGACGTTGTGTCCATCTCACTTCTTCAAAATATGGGTCTCGAGTTGGGGAACGCGGCCGTCGCCGTTTTTCGAAAGCTGGGCGGGTGGCCGGCGGGGGTGGTCGTGCCTGTTGTGCTAACGGGATCGATAGTGCAGAGCGGACGGAACAAAGACTTGTTGGCAAAATTGGAGAGTGTGGTCACACAAAGCATTCCAAACGCTGACCTCCGCATTCCGACTTTCTCTCCTGTAATGGGGGCACTAATGACAGCCTGCGACAGCGTTGGTTTGAACGGCTTGTCGCCAGCTTGGGACAGGGTTTCGGATATTCTCAATAAGCATTAG